From Candidatus Xianfuyuplasma coldseepsis:
CAAGACATATTTATTGGAATAGCAATTTCCATTGGTATACTGGTAATGCTAGTCACAAGTAGTTTATTCTATACTGTGGTTGTTGCAACAACCAATAAAACATCAATAGTAAGTATTGGGCTTAGAATTACACTGGTTATACTCTTTATTACTTTATTGGTGTTATCAATTATTGCATCATCGATGATCAATACAACATTTGATAGGGTTGATGAACCATTTATTGCCAGAATGTCTATAGGGTTAATATTTGGTATAATACTGTCAATCATTAGTCTTATTCTATCTGCAATTACTCCTGGTTCAAGAAAGCATTTAGAAGTCTAAAAATAAGTTCTTTTAATAATTTGATTGTATTAAGTGCCCCGTTAATTCATAATGTCTACAAATATAAAAACGTATTACGACTTTTCTGTGTAATACGTTTTTTTAGTAATACATGATTAAATAAATTAGAATAAACTATCTAGTGGGATATTTAAGAACTGCTTGCGAAAGTTGAGAGATTAAATTACTATGTACTTCATCAGTAATTTCAAGTATTACCATTTTTTCACCTTTATCATAATGCCATAATGTTATATGCATTGATTTCATATTATTCTTATTTTGTTTGAGTTCAATTTTATATACTTGTTCGTTTGTAAATAGAGAAAAGGGTTGTTCTATTTTGAGCAGATTTAGAAATTTTTGTAGTTCACGTGTCTCGAGATTGGATCCTTCACTGTCAACTATAACAGTATTATCTTTTGGATTTATCAACTTATAGCGAGTTATTAACCAATTGTTGTCACTTGAATGGGCGTCGGGATTAAACGGGAACTCATACCCAATGATATCAAATTCTAAAATATAAGGCTTCGTAGGGAATCTCATTTATGTGTTCCTTGGTGAACAATAATGATGTTGTAGTTTTCACTATAAGAAGAGTATGTGTTCTTATGACAATTCGTAATATGATAGCTATCATCGAATGTTTCTAGTAATGCATTCGCAAGCTCTAAATCAGATAATTCTTCTTGTACTTCGATTACATATGTATCGTATGAAGGGAATGCATTCGTAAAGGATTCTAACGAGTCCACGGTAATTAAGGAACTGTTTCTGAATGGACTAGAATCCCATTCTTCTTTCGATTGAATACACACATTTAATCGTTTTGATGAAAGGACAAGATATTTCTCTGTAAAGTGTTCGTGTAAGATCGCTATGTCCTCCCAGTACAAACGAATAACACGATCACAGTATTGGAACTGATGGATATGTTTCAATTGAAAGAGAAACTGATTGTACTGGATATCAAGTACTTGATTGGCTTTAGGATAGATAACAATCATGTATCCTGGTTCACCATCAACATCATTGAATGTATTATACAACGTACGAAATAGTTGGTGATTATCATAGAATTCATCAATAGATACGGGGATGCCATCCATCATCGTATTAATTGATTTGTATTCTACGATACCATTTTTCGTATTATAGCCATTATATTTCTTCTCATGGATACTTTTAATCTCATGGTTTCGAGAAAACGAGGATTCCGCATACTTGACTTCAATCAATACTTTTTTATTATCCTTTGTTTTACAGTATACATCCACATGAGAATAATCAGGAAAGACTGTTTCAAACTGAATGGATTCTACCTTTTCATCTAGTTTAAGAGTAGAAGAGAGAAGGTACTCTTTATTTATATACGGTAAGAAGAAGTCAAATGTCAGTAGTTGTGAAGATTTGAGATTGTTAGGACTATGTAATTCTACAGTGCTAGGAATATACGTTTTAAACAACTCTCTGTTTTCGGGAAGGAGTGCTTCTTCAAATGGATAGCTAGTATCTAGAATATAGTTATGATATGGATGGGTTTTGTGATTGGGATATTGATAGGACAGATATCTTGAAAGGGATTGTTTCACAGTCTGATCAAATTGATGATAGAGATCATTGATGGATTCGGAGGTGTCATCTTGATAGACATTGTTCATCAATTCAAGTTCTTTAACAATCATCTCTTTTAGTGAAGCAGGTGAAAGAACTTTACAAGAGGAACCAAAGGATAGAATTCGTCGTTTTAGTTCGAAGAGATTATTGGCTGTAAAAGCAATATGTACATAATCGTTTATCTCATTGATCATCTCAATATTGGCCTCTAAGGTCTTTTTGACATATGGCAATAAAGATGTAGAGACTTGTAGTTCAACGGTATCAACGTTGTTGTTTAGATACACTCCAGCGCTATCGTTATAGCGTTGGAGTTGATTCTTATATTGGGGATTGTGAGTGAAGGTATTTTCTGTATAGTGGATGGATTTGATTTTTGTGATATCTAAAGGAACTATCTTTTGATTGTAGTGATTGTATATGAGTACATATGTCTTGAAGTACTTTGTGAATAACTCATACGGATCCACAGTCATTGTCGGAACGACCTTTACTGTCTTTTCATAGACTATTTGTATAGTTAGTTTTTTCTCAATAGCTTTGTTTAGTAGTGTGATGGTTTCAATCGATGATTGGGATAGATATTCATGATAAGGATTGGATAGCTCTAGCTGTTTAACCAATTGATGAAACATCTCTTGTAAGGAGATGTTGGTTTTGGAACCGATTAGATTTATAATGGTTTGTTGTTCTGGGGTTAGGTTTTTATATAACGGTAGAAGTAGATTCTTGTCCATTAACCGGATTCCACCATAGGGTCCACTTTTGTTTTCAATGTAGTATCCATTCATTTCCAGTTGTACACGGTAATTCCGGATTTGCTTATTGGACATTTCCAGTTCATCTTCTAGTTCTTTGTACTGAACATAATCACGATTATTCAGAATAATCAACATTTTTAACATATTGGCATATTTACCCATAGAATCACCTCTGTGTTCATAGTATATCATATTGTGGCAATATAGGGGCAGAATAAAAAAAGAGGTTAAAATATGACCTCTTTTACGATTTTATAATTAGTGAATAATGATTGAGTGTTCATGACAAAAATTGATATCTCTTGTTGCTGTAGGAATTTTTTCAGTATGGGGAAAGAGTTGATTTTTTCTAGGTCTCTATATGCCCTGGTATTTTTATAAATCATGATGGCTTTTCTTATAGGTTTTTCGTTAGGAATATTGAAATCAGCACGCAGGCGTATCTGATTTACTAAAGTTGCATAATTATTAATTTGAACTGCACATGATACTAGTGAGTCGCTTGGTCCTGATTTGCCATAACGCTTTGCCTTTGCTTCAACGAGATAAATAATATTTTTGTAATCTAATATCAGGTCAATATCGCCGATACCGAAGTTTTTATAGGACATCAAAGGAACCTCATAATCAATAACAATATAGTCGCCTTTAATTTGACTTTTATTAAATTTATTGAACATATCTCTAATCATGTGTTTTTCTTCTTCAAACTTCGATACAAATCTACCATATCCAGTTCGATTTGGATCTGGTTTTTGATCAGGATATTTGGAGGAATTTTCAATAATACCTTGATGATTCTTATTGTATGCAATAAGGTGCTCATTAACAAATTCTTTTATTGAACTAATGTCGGTATTACTAAACCAATTACTATACTTCAACAAATCTGATTCACTTAGACTCTTCTTTTTGTACATGAGTAAAAATTCAATGTCTGTTTTGTTCAACATAAATACCTCCAACAAGTTTAAGAACAATATATAAATAAATTTATTAAAACTTTTTAACAAGATAAACGTTAATTCGAATTTTAATGTTTCCTTCTTCATCTAATTTAACACTACTAACAAGACAGAAAACATAACCTTGATTTGAAGACATGAATTCATCAATCTTTTCTTCAACAGATTCAGATAGTCTGCCAACTTCTCTATAGTCTTTTGTATATAGCAAATAGCCATACTCAAAGTCTTCTTCAACTGTAAGTAGATCATTAACTTCAAGATCTTCTAGAGCATCAATCCGTGTATCACGTTCTTCTCTATCATAACTATTATTTATGGATGTCTTAATTTTTATTACAGCAGGATTGGTCTCGAGATCAATCTCTTTATAAAATGCTAAAGAGATTTCAATACGTTCATTTTCCTCATCAACTTTATTAACAATCATCGCTGGTTTGTACCCTTTCTGTTTGAAAAAGTACTTTTTAACCATATCTTTGATATTTCCTTTGTATAAATATCCTAGTAATTTATCTCCTTTAAAAACCTGCACAGCTTCAGGATCATATTCATTATCAAGCTCCTCATCGAGAGTTAAGTTTTCTGATTCACCTACTTGAATGGCTGAGAAGTTTTGAGGGAATGCCAGATTAACATTATAGGCCCATTTTAATATACAACCTTGTAAATATATAGGGAACTCCTCTTTGTAGTCGATATCTTGAGTTAGAAAACCAATATCACTAGAAGACTCTTCAACAGGATTATCACGTTTCTTTGTCCAATTATGCATTAATATTCCCAGTATAAAGGTTCCTAATATAAGCAAACTTAGAATACTGTTTAATACAGTTAGATTATTGTTTTCACTGGTTGTATAAAACACTACAATAGACAGCCCAAAAACAATCCAGGTGATAAGCTTTATTCGTTTTTGTATATGTTCTGGTTGTGATAAGAAGTATTTATTCATAGTATAATCCTTTCATATCAGGGGGCTAGTTTTTTCTTCCATTGTAATTATATCATGAGTTTTAATAATGATAAA
This genomic window contains:
- a CDS encoding helix-turn-helix transcriptional regulator, encoding MGKYANMLKMLIILNNRDYVQYKELEDELEMSNKQIRNYRVQLEMNGYYIENKSGPYGGIRLMDKNLLLPLYKNLTPEQQTIINLIGSKTNISLQEMFHQLVKQLELSNPYHEYLSQSSIETITLLNKAIEKKLTIQIVYEKTVKVVPTMTVDPYELFTKYFKTYVLIYNHYNQKIVPLDITKIKSIHYTENTFTHNPQYKNQLQRYNDSAGVYLNNNVDTVELQVSTSLLPYVKKTLEANIEMINEINDYVHIAFTANNLFELKRRILSFGSSCKVLSPASLKEMIVKELELMNNVYQDDTSESINDLYHQFDQTVKQSLSRYLSYQYPNHKTHPYHNYILDTSYPFEEALLPENRELFKTYIPSTVELHSPNNLKSSQLLTFDFFLPYINKEYLLSSTLKLDEKVESIQFETVFPDYSHVDVYCKTKDNKKVLIEVKYAESSFSRNHEIKSIHEKKYNGYNTKNGIVEYKSINTMMDGIPVSIDEFYDNHQLFRTLYNTFNDVDGEPGYMIVIYPKANQVLDIQYNQFLFQLKHIHQFQYCDRVIRLYWEDIAILHEHFTEKYLVLSSKRLNVCIQSKEEWDSSPFRNSSLITVDSLESFTNAFPSYDTYVIEVQEELSDLELANALLETFDDSYHITNCHKNTYSSYSENYNIIIVHQGTHK